The Phycisphaerae bacterium DNA segment CTCACAAAGGACGTGCTTGCCCTTTTGCAGGGCCGCGATCGTGGCCGGCGCGTGCAGGTGCAGCGGTAAAGCGATGATGACCAACTCGATGTCCGGGTCGTCGAAAAGCTTGTGATAGTCCTCTTCCAGCCTGATCTTGTTGGCCTTCTCAGGACCATACAGCGCCTTGAACGCGTCGCGGGCACGTTGCTGGCTCGACGGACGGATGTCCGAGAAGGCTACGAAATCGACGTACTCCGGGTTGCTTTGTGAGATGTGGGCGTAGCAACCCTGGTCGCCCGTTCCGATCAGAGCGGTTTTCACCGGTGCCCCTTTGAGCTTGCCGTATCCCCAGTACATGGCGGCGGCCGTCGGGATGACCAGCCCAGCGCTGAGCATCTGTCGCCGGGTGATCCTGAAGACCTCGCTGCTGGCGTCCCCGAAGTTGTCTCGACCGATCTGACGTTGTTGGGCATTCAGTACCATGTGTTGAGATCCTTTTTGCTCTCTGTAGTCGACTCCGGTTACGGAGACTCCTGATAATCAGCCTTTCCGAAAAACATTGATCCTGTGGGTCAAACCGCCGGCTTCGCTTTGCTGGCCAGCAACCCATCAAGGCCGCCCCATCGGCCGACCCGCGTGGTTGCCAACATCAGCACCGTCACCAATTCAATCAGGTTCTTGTTTACGATCAGGTAGTGCCCCTCGGACGGCCCCTCGGGAACGCCCGGCAGCGGCGGCATGGCGAGGTAATACATTGCCAGCAAGCCCGCGGCTCCGAGGCACGCCAGCCGGGTGAACAATCCGAGGATCAGGCACGCGCCGACGATGGTCAGCCCCCACTTGTTCGAAAAGTCGCTGAACCTCGACGGGCTGAAATCCGTTTTCATGTACCCTTTGCTCAGTTGCGACTCGGTCAGCAGTGCTTTTTCCACCTTCGCGCCCTTGTCGTCCGTTGCGGTGCGTTTCGCCTTGTACACGGCCGTCGGCAGGCCGGTCATGATTTTATCCGCACGCGCGACCAGCGCGGCCCGGATCCGGGCCTTGCGCTTGTACATATCCTGCAGTCGCTCTCGCTCGAAAGCCAGAACCGTCGCGTCCGCAACCTTTTCCTGCCGCGAGATTTCATCCAGAAGGACCTTGTAATCCCAGATTTGCGCGATGAAGTCCTTATCGCGGCAAAGCAGGTCCAGCTCGGCCTTTTTTCCCTCCTTGATCTTCCTGGCTTCTTCTTGCTGGCCGCTGTCCAGTCCGTAAAAACTGACCGTCCGGTCGTAAATCTCGTCCAGTCTGGCGGCCAGGCTCTCCTCGAGCGCCTTGCTCAGTGCGGCGACCTTTGGGCCATCCAGTTCGTTGCCTTCGAGAATGCCGGGATCGTTGATTGCCAGGGCTTCACGACCATCGACGTCCTTGACGAATTTCCGGAAGTACTCGCGGAAGGGGCCCGCGGAGGCCACCAGGTAGCTGGTCGCCCGCCAGTCGGGCTGGCATAGTTTGTAGACTCCCTCAATGAAGAAATGCCAGCCGATGAAGATTCGGAGGATGACCAGCAGGGCAATCGTCCACCCGGTGAACATCCGCACCGTTGCGACGGTCTGAGGCTTTGCCAGTTGCGGCGTCGGGGGAGGCGGTTGCTGCGATGCAGGCTGTGATGTCGGTCTTAGCTGAGCCATGATCTTGTCTTCACCTATGAATTCTCTGGTGGCGAAATCGCTCCGTCAGGCAACTCTCAAGAACCCGGCAGGTCGTTGCCGGGCATCAGTCTAACGTCTTCCGGCGGTAGGTTAAAGGTCACGACACGTGGCCGTGCGTCCTGGCCGTCGTCCCCATTCCGGTTTGGGACGAGGAGAGCGGCAATCTCGGGGTGATTCTGACAGAAAGCGGCCGCCTTGTCGAGCCCCATGATAAACAAAGCCGTGGACAGAGCATCGGCCGTAGCGGCATCAGGTGCCAGGACGGTGACGCTGGCCAGGCCGTCGGCGGGCCACCCCGTCCGGGGATCGATCAGGTGGCCATAGCGGTGTCCCTGTGCCTCAAAAAACTGGTTGACCGCGCTGGACGTGGCCAGCGCTCGGTCTTTCAGATAGACCGTGCCGAGCTGACGATCCGGCGAAAGCGGATCCTGGATACCGAGCAGCCAGCCCCGACCATCGTCCGCCGGAGACCCGACGGCCCGCACACTGCTGCGGCCTCCTTGGATCAGCACACAGTCGGTGCCGAAATCGGCCATCATTCGCTTAAGCGCCTGGTCGATACCGTAACCTTTGCCGATGCTCCCCAGGTTGATCTCAAGTCCGGGGACGGCGTAATGAACGGAGATCGCCTCATCGTCGAAAACAACATGTCTCATGCCGCTCCGGGCGAATGCCTCCCGGCGTTCAGTCTCGGAAGGCACCCGCTTGGGTCCTCGCAGGAACCCCCACGCCTTGACCATCGCGCCCGTCGCGACGTCAAAGGCCCCATCCGTTTGCCACGTCAACTGGGCCGCTTGCTTGAGCAGCTCGTAAAGCCGGTAGTTGACTCGAACAGGGGCCTCGGCGGCCTGGCGGTTCAAACGCGAAACGGCGCTGTCCCCACGATAAACGCTCAGCAGATCTTCCAACTCCCCGATTTCGTCGAGGGCTGCCTCAGCCGACGCCATGGGGCTGGGTTGATCCGGAGGTAGCATGACGGTGAATTCGCATCCCATGGCCCGGCGAGAAACACACCAGTGCTGGCAGTACTTGCCCGCCGAACGTGGTCGTTTGGGGATCTGTGGCACAAGCGCGGCGATCAGTCCGCCGGTGGATGCACCCAGACCCCGTGGTGACAGAAACCTTCGTCGTGACCAGGAGTCTTGAGCACTCATCCGATTCCGCCTGAGAGTCTTGTACCCCCTTCATGGCCCGCAGTCGCAACAGAACGGTCAGAGGGGCGGCAGCACAGTATCGCAAACCCGCGACGACCAGGCAAATGTGAAGCCGGGCGCCCGCTACGGCCGATCCAGCCCGCCTACGCGGTGCGGAAGACCGCAGTC contains these protein-coding regions:
- a CDS encoding FAD:protein FMN transferase; translated protein: MSAQDSWSRRRFLSPRGLGASTGGLIAALVPQIPKRPRSAGKYCQHWCVSRRAMGCEFTVMLPPDQPSPMASAEAALDEIGELEDLLSVYRGDSAVSRLNRQAAEAPVRVNYRLYELLKQAAQLTWQTDGAFDVATGAMVKAWGFLRGPKRVPSETERREAFARSGMRHVVFDDEAISVHYAVPGLEINLGSIGKGYGIDQALKRMMADFGTDCVLIQGGRSSVRAVGSPADDGRGWLLGIQDPLSPDRQLGTVYLKDRALATSSAVNQFFEAQGHRYGHLIDPRTGWPADGLASVTVLAPDAATADALSTALFIMGLDKAAAFCQNHPEIAALLVPNRNGDDGQDARPRVVTFNLPPEDVRLMPGNDLPGS
- a CDS encoding DoxX family protein; this translates as MAQLRPTSQPASQQPPPPTPQLAKPQTVATVRMFTGWTIALLVILRIFIGWHFFIEGVYKLCQPDWRATSYLVASAGPFREYFRKFVKDVDGREALAINDPGILEGNELDGPKVAALSKALEESLAARLDEIYDRTVSFYGLDSGQQEEARKIKEGKKAELDLLCRDKDFIAQIWDYKVLLDEISRQEKVADATVLAFERERLQDMYKRKARIRAALVARADKIMTGLPTAVYKAKRTATDDKGAKVEKALLTESQLSKGYMKTDFSPSRFSDFSNKWGLTIVGACLILGLFTRLACLGAAGLLAMYYLAMPPLPGVPEGPSEGHYLIVNKNLIELVTVLMLATTRVGRWGGLDGLLASKAKPAV